A section of the Rhodobacteraceae bacterium M382 genome encodes:
- a CDS encoding nucleotide sugar dehydrogenase, translating into MALPTPAEKIAVLGLGYVGLPLALALARAGFDTLGFDTDAAHVALLQQGQDRNGEVSDTSLQSSTARFSSAPDALQGCSCFILAVPTPITDAKAPDLAPVRGACATIAPYLAEGALVILESTVYPGVTEEVCGPELSRLSGLQAGAQFKLAYSPERVNPGDAEHSMENVVKVISAQDEETLDRVEAVYAPVIKAGLHRASSIMTAEAAKVIENTQRDLNIALVNEFSLIFSRMGLDTLEVLEAAGTKWNFLPFRPGLVGGHCIGVDPYYLTYRAEQLGYHPEVILAGRRINDNMGVHVTQELIKTLLARGINPSGARVLVMGFTFKENCADTRNTRVADIMRELTAYSVSPDLYDPWVDPHTALADYGLTPITAPESGAYDAMIVAVAHDQFKEMGSDAIRALGKPGAVLYDLKGVFGKSGSDLRL; encoded by the coding sequence ATGGCACTTCCAACTCCAGCGGAAAAAATCGCAGTTCTGGGTCTGGGATATGTAGGCCTACCCTTGGCCCTGGCTTTGGCTCGGGCTGGCTTTGACACCCTGGGGTTTGACACCGACGCGGCCCATGTTGCGCTTTTGCAGCAGGGACAGGATCGCAATGGCGAAGTGTCCGATACCTCGTTGCAGAGCTCTACGGCCCGGTTTTCGTCAGCCCCTGATGCGCTGCAAGGGTGCAGTTGCTTCATTCTTGCGGTCCCCACCCCAATTACGGATGCCAAGGCCCCCGACCTCGCCCCGGTGCGCGGAGCCTGCGCCACCATTGCACCCTATTTGGCCGAAGGTGCATTGGTCATATTGGAATCGACCGTCTACCCTGGTGTGACCGAAGAGGTCTGCGGGCCAGAACTGTCGCGGCTCAGCGGGTTGCAAGCAGGCGCACAATTCAAGCTGGCCTATTCCCCCGAGCGCGTGAACCCGGGCGACGCCGAACATTCGATGGAAAACGTGGTCAAGGTCATCTCGGCCCAGGACGAGGAAACCCTGGACCGGGTCGAAGCGGTTTATGCGCCGGTGATCAAAGCCGGCTTGCACCGGGCTTCGTCGATCATGACCGCAGAGGCTGCAAAGGTCATTGAAAACACCCAACGGGATCTGAACATCGCGCTGGTCAATGAATTCTCACTGATCTTTTCACGGATGGGGCTTGATACGCTCGAAGTGTTGGAGGCCGCTGGAACCAAGTGGAACTTTCTGCCGTTCCGTCCCGGCCTGGTCGGTGGGCATTGCATCGGGGTTGATCCCTATTACCTGACCTATCGCGCCGAACAATTGGGGTACCATCCAGAAGTGATTCTGGCCGGACGCAGGATCAACGACAATATGGGTGTGCATGTCACTCAGGAGTTGATCAAGACGCTGCTGGCACGGGGGATAAATCCGTCGGGGGCACGGGTGTTGGTGATGGGGTTCACCTTCAAGGAAAACTGCGCTGACACGCGAAATACCCGCGTCGCTGACATCATGCGGGAACTGACAGCATATTCTGTCAGCCCGGATCTCTATGATCCCTGGGTCGACCCGCACACCGCTTTGGCAGACTATGGGCTCACCCCGATCACCGCCCCCGAGAGCGGTGCCTATGACGCCATGATTGTTGCTGTCGCGCATGACCAGTTCAAGGAAATGGGCAGCGATGCCATTCGGGCCTTGGGCAAACCCGGCGCCGTTCTTTACGATCTCAAGGGTGTTTTTGGGAAATCCGGGTCGGATCTGAGGCTATAG
- a CDS encoding mechanosensitive ion channel: MLHSLFRLLSLLVCLWAIPVAVTAQSITTGESTSDLTAAVREAADAGVSVIVIDGQGQLLSGPPTSEDGEDETHDPMATASPLMQAQSEIDEFRHELKSRLAALPYSIFEVQYVLRETSPDGRLMTFVEVVGWCVLLLLFGRWVSVELYGKRIARRYVVSRIMENPQGYSDKMPFLVFRFFMGLVGTIVAMVFAYVAGYLIFGAADELSIEFTVTAVFTAFFLARTVSDMWRMVLSPFLSQYRIPFFSDRDAKRLYIWASALATYDIVTVVFSTWVADFGLNYNVYAMVYGATTLVGSLLNIAMILFNARAITGAMLAGRRREDVSWVVRVLTVAWAPFCMFYAIFGWLELAFDLVLERPVSVPLIAGTYIVLMTIITVYGIVNFVIERYFSRSREIRQMNEEAEAVRDAIASGDVDDLDALDTPTVYRHPISSFEELARRAAGILAFAIGLLALLSIWDPDLAWLKGTYTERLVDVIVIIFIGYLVYHFFRIWIDGKIAEETSDVSEAELGDEGGAAGASRLATLLPLFRGAILAIVVVSIGLIALMELGVNVSPLFAGAGVVGLAVGFGSQTLVRDIFSGAFFLVDDAFRKGEYIDIGDVKGTVEKISVRSFQLRHHLGALHTIPFGEIKVLTNYSRDWVIMKLPLRVTYDTDVEKVRKLVKKLGQELLTDPVIGDNFIQPLKSQGVIEMQDSAMIIRVKFMTKPGDQWLVRKKVFQDIREMFEREGIKFAHREVTVRLADEQAEKMTPKQKEAAVGAVQAAIDEDMMADLNEGGDDR; the protein is encoded by the coding sequence ATGCTGCACTCCCTTTTCCGCCTGCTGTCTCTGTTGGTGTGCCTTTGGGCCATTCCCGTCGCTGTTACGGCCCAGTCGATAACGACCGGCGAAAGCACTTCGGACCTTACTGCCGCTGTACGCGAAGCGGCAGACGCCGGAGTGAGCGTGATTGTCATAGACGGGCAGGGGCAGTTGCTGTCGGGTCCGCCGACGTCCGAGGATGGCGAGGACGAAACGCACGATCCCATGGCTACGGCGTCTCCTTTGATGCAGGCTCAGTCTGAAATTGATGAATTCCGTCACGAGCTCAAATCCAGGCTGGCGGCTTTGCCGTATTCGATATTCGAAGTCCAGTATGTCTTGCGCGAGACCAGCCCTGACGGGCGATTGATGACATTTGTCGAAGTGGTCGGATGGTGTGTGCTGTTGCTGTTGTTCGGCCGGTGGGTGTCGGTCGAATTGTATGGCAAGCGGATCGCACGGCGGTATGTCGTGTCGAGGATCATGGAGAACCCACAGGGCTATTCCGACAAGATGCCGTTCCTGGTGTTCCGCTTTTTCATGGGGCTGGTTGGAACAATCGTGGCGATGGTATTTGCCTATGTCGCCGGGTACCTCATTTTTGGCGCGGCTGATGAACTGTCAATCGAGTTCACGGTCACAGCAGTCTTTACTGCATTTTTTCTCGCCAGGACTGTTTCGGACATGTGGCGCATGGTTCTGTCGCCATTCCTCAGCCAGTACCGGATTCCGTTTTTCTCGGATCGGGATGCTAAACGCCTGTATATTTGGGCTTCGGCATTGGCGACGTATGACATCGTTACCGTGGTGTTTTCGACGTGGGTTGCCGACTTTGGGCTGAACTACAACGTGTATGCGATGGTCTATGGGGCGACGACGCTGGTTGGATCGTTGCTTAATATTGCGATGATTCTGTTCAACGCCCGTGCGATCACCGGTGCCATGCTGGCAGGGCGTCGGCGCGAAGACGTATCCTGGGTGGTGCGGGTTCTGACTGTGGCATGGGCACCTTTCTGCATGTTTTATGCCATCTTCGGCTGGCTCGAACTGGCCTTTGATCTGGTTCTGGAACGCCCGGTTTCGGTGCCGTTGATTGCGGGTACCTATATCGTTTTGATGACAATCATCACGGTCTACGGGATCGTTAATTTTGTAATCGAACGCTATTTCAGCCGGTCACGTGAAATTCGCCAAATGAACGAAGAGGCCGAGGCCGTTCGGGACGCGATAGCGTCGGGGGACGTGGATGATCTGGACGCGTTGGATACACCCACCGTTTATCGTCACCCGATTTCATCGTTCGAAGAACTCGCCCGTCGTGCGGCCGGGATCCTGGCCTTTGCCATCGGCCTTTTGGCATTGCTCAGCATATGGGACCCGGATCTTGCATGGTTGAAAGGAACCTACACCGAGAGGCTGGTGGACGTGATCGTCATCATCTTCATCGGCTATCTCGTCTATCATTTTTTCCGAATTTGGATTGACGGAAAAATCGCCGAAGAAACATCGGATGTGAGCGAAGCAGAATTGGGGGACGAAGGTGGCGCAGCAGGCGCGAGCCGCCTGGCCACTTTGTTGCCCTTGTTTCGCGGTGCAATTCTGGCAATCGTCGTCGTGTCGATCGGCTTGATCGCTCTAATGGAGCTCGGGGTGAATGTCAGTCCGCTGTTTGCCGGTGCCGGTGTTGTTGGTCTGGCAGTCGGGTTCGGATCGCAAACATTGGTGCGAGACATCTTTTCCGGAGCCTTCTTTTTGGTGGATGATGCGTTCCGCAAGGGAGAGTATATCGACATCGGAGATGTCAAAGGAACTGTCGAAAAAATTTCGGTTCGTTCGTTTCAGTTGCGCCACCATCTGGGCGCCCTGCATACGATCCCTTTTGGAGAGATCAAAGTCCTGACCAATTATTCTCGTGATTGGGTGATCATGAAATTACCGCTGCGCGTCACCTATGACACGGATGTGGAAAAAGTGCGAAAGCTGGTCAAGAAGCTGGGGCAGGAGTTGCTGACTGATCCGGTGATTGGGGATAACTTTATTCAGCCGTTGAAATCCCAGGGTGTGATTGAGATGCAGGATTCGGCCATGATCATCCGGGTCAAATTCATGACCAAACCGGGCGATCAATGGTTGGTCCGCAAAAAGGTTTTCCAGGACATTCGTGAGATGTTTGAACGGGAGGGGATCAAGTTTGCTCACCGTGAAGTCACGGTACGTCTGGCTGATGAACAAGCCGAGAAGATGACGCCCAAGCAGAAAGAAGCCGCTGTAGGGGCAGTCCAGGCCGCCATTGATGAAGATATGATGGCGGATTTGAATGAGGGTGGGGATGATCGCTGA
- a CDS encoding ABC transporter permease: protein MSKLPDGRYVDDAPYDPQVSLQQLERADLDAPNWLLIWRKFKSHKLGLISGLFLLICYLLLPVAGFIAPYGPNERHPDHLFSPPQSVHLFHDGEFLGPFIYPVESEANLETFQWEFVPDLDRPLQLDFFCEGQEYKLAGLIPSDTHLFCASDDSTVFLWGSDRLGRDVFSRILYGAQLSLTVGLIGITVSFVLGIFFGSVAGYFGGKIDWVINRVIEILRSLPELPLWLALSAAVPSNWSPVAVFFIISVILGILDWPGLARSVRAKFLSLREEEYVRAAEMMGASSGRVIRKHLLPNFMSHLIASATLSIPAMILGETALSFLGLGLRAPAVSWGVMLNDAQNLASIEIYPWTAIPMLPIVVIVLAFNFLGDGLRDSLDPYQQ, encoded by the coding sequence ATGAGCAAACTCCCCGATGGCCGCTATGTCGATGACGCCCCATATGATCCGCAGGTGTCCCTTCAGCAACTGGAGCGGGCAGATCTGGATGCGCCGAATTGGCTGCTGATCTGGCGCAAGTTCAAATCCCACAAGTTGGGATTGATTTCCGGGTTGTTCCTGTTGATCTGCTACCTGTTGCTGCCGGTGGCTGGGTTCATTGCCCCTTATGGGCCGAACGAACGCCACCCGGATCATTTGTTCTCACCCCCTCAATCGGTGCATTTGTTCCACGATGGTGAATTTCTGGGCCCCTTTATCTATCCAGTGGAGAGTGAAGCCAATCTGGAAACATTCCAGTGGGAATTCGTGCCAGACCTGGACCGTCCGCTCCAGCTCGACTTCTTCTGCGAAGGCCAGGAATACAAGCTGGCTGGGTTGATTCCATCTGATACCCACCTGTTTTGCGCGTCCGATGATTCAACGGTATTCCTTTGGGGCTCGGACAGATTGGGGCGCGATGTTTTCAGCCGCATCCTGTATGGGGCTCAACTCTCTTTGACCGTGGGGCTGATTGGAATCACGGTGTCTTTTGTGCTTGGGATCTTCTTTGGATCCGTTGCCGGGTATTTCGGAGGCAAGATTGATTGGGTGATCAACCGGGTGATCGAAATCCTGAGATCCCTTCCAGAACTGCCGTTGTGGTTGGCCCTGTCCGCAGCGGTGCCGTCCAATTGGTCACCTGTCGCAGTATTTTTCATCATTTCGGTCATTCTGGGAATCCTCGACTGGCCGGGGTTGGCCCGTTCGGTACGCGCGAAATTCCTGTCACTTCGTGAGGAAGAATACGTACGAGCCGCCGAAATGATGGGGGCCAGTTCAGGCAGGGTTATTCGTAAACATCTGTTGCCCAACTTCATGTCGCACCTGATTGCATCTGCAACTCTATCCATTCCGGCGATGATACTGGGTGAAACAGCCTTGTCCTTCCTGGGGCTCGGTTTGCGAGCGCCAGCAGTCAGCTGGGGGGTGATGTTGAACGATGCCCAGAATCTGGCATCGATCGAAATCTACCCCTGGACGGCTATTCCAATGTTGCCGATTGTCGTGATCGTCCTGGCTTTCAATTTCCTCGGAGACGGGTTGCGCGACAGCTTGGATCCTTATCAACAATAA
- a CDS encoding ABC transporter permease codes for MDILRYAIYRFGTMLLTLLVVSVMVFVIINLPPGDYLSNQIAELRASGQSAGVAKAEFLRTEYALDRPLWQQYMIWMGFMPGPHGFSGMIQGNFGWSFEFDRPVSEIVGDSLWLTVLVNLAAVLFVYLVALPLGVLAAARSRSWVDYTSAFVGYLGLATPNFLLALILFYYGHKLFDLPIGGLMDPQFEGEPMSWDKVKSILVHLIVPTFVIGTSGASAMMQRLRANMLDELGKPYVETAIAKGLSPSRMLTKYPLRVAFNPFVADIGNLLPSMVSGSVLVSVVLGLQTIGPALLQALKSQDMFLSGFVLMFVALLTLIGTMISDVLLVILDPRIRYEGRDA; via the coding sequence ATGGACATTCTGCGTTATGCCATCTACCGATTTGGAACCATGCTGCTGACGCTGCTGGTGGTGTCGGTGATGGTATTTGTCATTATCAACCTGCCGCCAGGCGATTATCTGTCCAACCAGATCGCGGAACTGAGGGCCTCGGGGCAATCTGCAGGTGTTGCCAAGGCCGAATTCCTTCGAACCGAATATGCGCTCGACCGCCCCCTGTGGCAGCAATATATGATCTGGATGGGTTTCATGCCCGGCCCCCACGGGTTCTCGGGCATGATCCAGGGCAATTTCGGCTGGTCCTTTGAATTCGACCGGCCGGTATCCGAAATTGTCGGAGACAGCCTGTGGTTGACAGTTCTGGTCAATCTCGCAGCGGTTCTGTTCGTGTATCTGGTCGCTCTTCCATTGGGCGTACTCGCCGCGGCCCGGTCGCGCAGCTGGGTCGACTATACATCTGCCTTTGTCGGTTATCTGGGGCTTGCGACGCCCAATTTTCTATTGGCGTTGATCCTGTTCTACTATGGTCACAAGCTCTTTGACCTGCCGATCGGCGGGCTGATGGATCCCCAATTTGAAGGCGAACCGATGAGCTGGGACAAGGTGAAATCCATTCTCGTTCACCTGATTGTTCCAACCTTTGTGATCGGCACATCCGGTGCATCGGCCATGATGCAGCGCCTGCGTGCCAATATGTTGGACGAGCTGGGCAAACCTTATGTGGAAACCGCCATCGCCAAAGGTCTGTCGCCATCCCGCATGTTGACCAAATACCCGTTACGTGTCGCCTTTAATCCCTTTGTCGCGGATATCGGCAACCTGTTGCCGTCAATGGTGTCCGGCTCTGTTCTGGTGTCTGTGGTGCTGGGTCTGCAAACCATCGGGCCCGCGTTGCTACAGGCGCTGAAATCTCAGGACATGTTCCTGTCCGGGTTCGTTCTGATGTTCGTGGCCCTTCTAACGCTGATCGGAACAATGATCTCAGATGTTCTGCTGGTGATCCTTGACCCGCGCATCCGATATGAGGGACGTGACGCATGA
- a CDS encoding ABC transporter substrate-binding protein, giving the protein MFNLPKSITSLVLAAALAPMSVFAAPHMQESEFFLEEVDSGDLPPVQERIPEDPLVVNLEDKGRVFGIQGGTLNTMVTRSKDIRQMVVYGYARLIGYDENYILRPDLLAAYENEDNRKFTLKLRTGHRWSDGAPFTSEDFRYWWEDVANSPLLSPAGPPDFLRIEGELPQVSFPDAQTVVYEWANPNPNFLQSLAQARPPFIYRPAHFLKTFHAKYADETVLAEEVDYYRVKSWPALHNKLDNMYKFDNHELPTLQPWVNATSGKKIRHLFVRNPYYHRVDSKGLQLPYIDVVEMEIVSPGLVAAKSNAGEAEIQARGLGFRDIPILRKGEKDGGNYRTYLWKTGVASQIAIYPNLNFAGDVWRNVLRDVRVRRALSLAINRDSINKALYFKLAKPGAMTVLPASPFFEQANRDAWAAYDPDMANKLLDEAGLGDRDGAGIRKLPDGRPMEFVIETAGERQEVENALQIITDDWRDVGVKLVQRPLDRDILRNRVFSGSAMASVWFGWDNGLPQTYTSPSYLAPRHQEFLAWPKWGQYYQTDGEVGEAPDMPEAQRLMELALQWDRASTDAERESAWTEMLKIHADQIYGIGILAEAPQPVVVSNTLRNIPETGMWAWDPGAHFGVHRMDEFFFEGGDG; this is encoded by the coding sequence ATGTTTAATCTTCCCAAATCCATCACCTCGCTCGTGCTGGCAGCCGCTCTGGCTCCGATGTCAGTGTTTGCCGCACCCCACATGCAGGAAAGTGAGTTTTTTCTGGAAGAAGTGGACAGCGGTGATCTGCCTCCGGTTCAGGAACGCATTCCAGAAGATCCCCTGGTCGTGAATCTCGAGGACAAAGGTCGGGTGTTCGGAATCCAGGGCGGCACGCTCAACACCATGGTGACACGGTCCAAGGACATCCGCCAAATGGTCGTCTATGGGTATGCCCGCCTGATTGGATACGATGAAAACTATATCTTGCGTCCGGATCTGCTGGCCGCTTACGAAAACGAAGACAACCGCAAGTTTACTTTGAAGCTGCGTACAGGCCATCGCTGGTCAGATGGCGCACCCTTTACGTCTGAAGATTTCAGGTACTGGTGGGAAGACGTCGCCAATAGCCCTTTGCTGAGCCCCGCCGGTCCGCCGGATTTCCTGCGCATCGAAGGCGAACTGCCCCAGGTCTCTTTTCCTGATGCACAGACGGTGGTCTATGAATGGGCCAATCCCAACCCAAATTTCCTGCAATCCCTGGCACAGGCGCGTCCACCCTTTATCTATCGGCCAGCGCATTTCCTGAAAACCTTTCATGCAAAATACGCCGACGAAACCGTTCTGGCCGAAGAGGTGGATTATTATCGGGTCAAAAGCTGGCCGGCCCTGCACAACAAACTCGACAATATGTACAAGTTCGACAACCACGAACTGCCGACCTTGCAGCCATGGGTGAACGCGACCTCGGGCAAAAAGATACGCCATCTGTTCGTGCGCAATCCCTACTACCATCGCGTCGATTCCAAGGGTCTGCAGCTGCCCTATATCGACGTGGTCGAAATGGAGATTGTCTCGCCCGGTTTGGTGGCCGCGAAATCCAACGCTGGAGAGGCCGAAATCCAGGCCCGCGGACTGGGCTTTCGTGATATCCCAATCCTGCGAAAAGGCGAAAAGGACGGTGGCAACTATCGGACCTATCTGTGGAAAACCGGGGTTGCCTCGCAAATCGCCATCTATCCAAATCTGAACTTTGCGGGCGATGTCTGGCGCAATGTGTTGCGCGATGTCCGTGTTCGGCGGGCGCTCAGCCTGGCCATCAACCGCGATTCCATCAACAAGGCTTTGTACTTCAAGCTGGCCAAACCCGGTGCCATGACGGTCTTGCCCGCAAGCCCGTTCTTTGAACAGGCCAATCGTGACGCCTGGGCCGCCTATGATCCCGACATGGCCAACAAACTGTTGGACGAAGCGGGATTGGGGGACCGGGATGGGGCCGGCATTCGCAAATTGCCCGACGGACGCCCGATGGAGTTCGTGATCGAAACTGCCGGTGAACGCCAGGAGGTCGAAAACGCCCTTCAAATCATCACTGATGACTGGCGCGACGTTGGCGTAAAGCTGGTTCAACGGCCACTGGATCGCGACATCCTTCGCAACCGGGTGTTTTCCGGTTCAGCCATGGCGTCAGTCTGGTTCGGTTGGGACAATGGTCTCCCCCAAACATATACGTCACCCAGCTATCTCGCTCCGCGCCATCAGGAATTCCTGGCCTGGCCCAAGTGGGGCCAATACTATCAGACTGATGGCGAAGTCGGCGAAGCACCCGATATGCCCGAAGCCCAGCGTCTGATGGAGCTGGCGCTGCAATGGGATCGCGCCTCGACCGATGCAGAGCGTGAAAGTGCGTGGACCGAAATGCTGAAGATTCACGCAGATCAGATCTACGGCATTGGCATCCTGGCCGAAGCGCCACAGCCCGTCGTGGTGTCCAACACTTTGCGCAACATTCCGGAAACAGGCATGTGGGCCTGGGATCCCGGCGCTCACTTTGGTGTTCATCGGATGGACGAGTTTTTCTTTGAGGGCGGTGACGGCTGA
- a CDS encoding ABC transporter ATP-binding protein codes for MQPLLSVEDLSIGFGDGAPVVRDVSFEVQPGETLALVGESGSGKTVTCRAVLRILPRIARIHSGRIILRGSKGEQDLTAMTERRMRAVRGDTVSMIFQEPMRSLSPLHRIGNQVSEVLWLHRGQNESQAKKTVLETFERVGFPNPERAYRSYPFELSGGMRQRAMIAMAMVAKPDLLIADEPTTALDVTTQAQVLGLMKELQRDTGMAMILVTHDLGVVANMAEQVVVMHKGRIMESGSAEAILRAPAHAYTQQLFNAAPSIPDAAAAVVDSSTTDLILQLKAVNKTYKLRSASPWKPETLVHACRGVDLSLPRGKTLAIVGESGSGKTTAARIALGAEPPDPGGEVWFRPHPDSPATAVHQMDRAARTAFQREAQMVFQDPYSSLSPRMRVLGAMTEPLEIHQIGNRSEQKDKAAEMLQQVGLNPDMLMRFPHAFSGGQRQRLSIARALMLDPTLIVCDEPTSALDVSVQEQILSLLEEIQDRKGLSYLFISHDLAVVARIADEVAVMRQGLIIEQGSPETLFHDPKHPYTKALIAAQPTPDIDRPINLKLVALGAGSPDSWSEQFRFTPSAVPSLIELEPGHKVRCHV; via the coding sequence ATGCAGCCCCTTTTATCAGTCGAAGATCTGAGCATAGGTTTTGGCGATGGCGCGCCTGTGGTTCGCGACGTCAGCTTTGAAGTGCAACCGGGTGAAACTCTGGCCCTGGTCGGCGAAAGCGGATCGGGCAAGACAGTCACCTGCCGGGCTGTGCTGCGCATCCTGCCCCGGATTGCGCGGATCCATTCCGGGCGCATAATCCTGCGCGGTTCAAAGGGGGAACAGGATCTAACTGCCATGACCGAACGGCGCATGCGCGCGGTGCGTGGTGACACGGTTTCCATGATTTTCCAGGAACCCATGCGGTCCCTGTCGCCGCTGCACCGGATCGGCAATCAGGTTTCCGAAGTTCTGTGGCTGCATCGCGGCCAGAACGAAAGCCAAGCCAAGAAAACCGTTCTGGAAACTTTTGAGCGCGTCGGCTTTCCTAATCCGGAACGGGCGTATCGTTCCTATCCCTTTGAATTGTCGGGGGGGATGCGCCAGCGGGCGATGATCGCCATGGCCATGGTGGCCAAGCCCGATTTACTGATTGCAGATGAACCCACCACGGCACTGGATGTAACGACACAGGCCCAAGTGCTCGGACTGATGAAGGAGCTTCAGCGCGATACCGGGATGGCGATGATCTTGGTAACCCACGATCTGGGTGTGGTCGCCAATATGGCCGAACAGGTGGTGGTGATGCACAAGGGCCGGATCATGGAGTCCGGGTCTGCCGAAGCGATTCTGCGCGCACCTGCCCATGCCTATACCCAGCAACTGTTCAACGCGGCTCCATCCATCCCCGATGCCGCAGCCGCAGTCGTGGATTCCTCGACCACAGATCTGATCCTGCAACTCAAGGCAGTCAACAAGACGTACAAACTGCGCAGCGCATCACCTTGGAAACCCGAAACGCTGGTTCATGCATGCCGTGGTGTGGACCTGTCGTTGCCGCGGGGCAAAACTCTGGCCATTGTCGGCGAAAGCGGGTCGGGCAAAACCACTGCCGCACGGATTGCACTGGGAGCCGAGCCTCCGGACCCCGGCGGCGAAGTCTGGTTTCGACCTCATCCCGATTCTCCGGCCACTGCCGTTCACCAGATGGATCGCGCCGCACGAACCGCGTTTCAGCGCGAAGCCCAAATGGTATTTCAGGACCCCTATTCGTCGCTTAGCCCCCGAATGCGGGTTCTTGGCGCAATGACCGAGCCATTGGAAATTCACCAGATCGGCAACCGCTCAGAACAAAAGGACAAGGCCGCCGAGATGCTGCAACAGGTCGGGTTGAACCCGGACATGTTGATGCGTTTCCCGCACGCATTCTCAGGCGGTCAGCGGCAGCGTTTGTCGATTGCCCGTGCTCTTATGTTGGACCCCACGCTGATTGTGTGCGACGAACCCACTTCGGCGCTGGATGTTTCGGTACAGGAACAGATCCTGTCTCTGCTCGAAGAGATTCAGGACCGCAAGGGATTGAGTTATCTGTTCATCAGCCACGATCTGGCTGTGGTTGCCCGCATTGCTGACGAAGTCGCGGTGATGCGCCAGGGGCTGATAATTGAACAAGGCAGCCCCGAGACGCTGTTTCACGACCCCAAACACCCCTACACCAAGGCGCTGATCGCGGCGCAGCCAACCCCGGATATTGACCGCCCCATCAACTTGAAACTGGTCGCTTTGGGCGCCGGAAGTCCGGACAGCTGGTCCGAGCAGTTCCGCTTTACCCCCTCTGCTGTCCCGTCGCTGATCGAGCTGGAACCCGGCCACAAGGTACGTTGTCATGTTTAA
- a CDS encoding class I SAM-dependent methyltransferase, with protein sequence MTRLDLFIDRMVSQRACLDFAIAETDDLTGPVFELGLGNGRTFHHMRENIHGRDVYVFERAVASHPDSTPAEELTILGDVMETLPQSLERFGATASLIHADLGGHNRAKNDVFARAVSPLIEPLLAPGGLMVSSDRMYFDNMIELPLPDGAVEGRCFIYKK encoded by the coding sequence ATCACCCGCCTTGATCTGTTCATTGACCGGATGGTGTCCCAGCGCGCCTGCCTGGATTTCGCCATTGCTGAAACCGATGACCTGACCGGACCCGTGTTCGAGCTGGGTCTGGGGAACGGACGCACCTTTCATCACATGCGCGAGAACATTCATGGGCGCGATGTTTATGTGTTCGAGCGCGCGGTTGCATCACATCCGGACAGCACGCCAGCCGAAGAATTGACCATTCTGGGGGATGTGATGGAAACCCTGCCGCAATCGCTGGAGCGGTTTGGTGCAACGGCCAGCCTGATTCACGCGGATCTGGGGGGGCACAATCGTGCCAAGAATGACGTCTTTGCCCGCGCGGTGTCCCCGTTGATCGAGCCGCTTTTGGCACCTGGTGGGTTGATGGTGTCTTCGGACCGGATGTATTTCGACAACATGATTGAACTGCCGTTGCCCGACGGCGCGGTCGAAGGTCGATGCTTTATTTACAAGAAGTGA